From Kineosporia succinea, the proteins below share one genomic window:
- a CDS encoding MerR family transcriptional regulator: MKISELATKTGVSARSLRYYEQQGLITAQRRANGYREYDDEAVATVLTIRSLLDLGFPSDLIRTVMPCTKGETQEDICGGVLQRVEAIRDEVAERVVQMRRTQETLTRYLDEARA, encoded by the coding sequence GTGAAGATCAGTGAACTGGCCACGAAGACCGGTGTGAGTGCCCGGTCGCTGAGGTACTACGAGCAGCAGGGGCTGATCACGGCGCAGCGGCGGGCCAACGGCTACCGCGAGTACGACGACGAGGCCGTGGCCACGGTACTCACCATCCGCTCGCTGCTCGACCTGGGCTTTCCGAGCGACCTGATCCGCACCGTGATGCCGTGCACCAAAGGCGAGACGCAGGAAGACATCTGCGGCGGGGTGCTGCAGCGGGTCGAGGCCATCCGCGACGAGGTGGCCGAGCGGGTCGTGCAGATGCGGCGCACCCAGGAGACTCTGACCCGCTACCTCGACGAGGCCCGCGCCTGA
- a CDS encoding helix-turn-helix domain-containing protein, whose product MSTVVRIESNRAVYTVMEVAQLLSLSRGTTYTMIRKGEIPAKKIGDRWVIPKARFNAWLNDLPEATDEDVERALRKVSGDDIQR is encoded by the coding sequence GTGAGCACCGTCGTCCGCATCGAATCCAACCGGGCCGTCTACACCGTCATGGAAGTGGCGCAGCTTCTCTCCCTGTCCCGAGGGACGACGTACACGATGATCCGGAAGGGAGAGATTCCCGCGAAAAAGATTGGGGACCGCTGGGTTATCCCCAAGGCCAGGTTCAACGCCTGGCTGAACGACCTTCCCGAAGCCACCGATGAGGATGTGGAGCGCGCCCTCCGCAAGGTCTCCGGCGACGACATCCAGCGGTAA
- a CDS encoding tyrosine-type recombinase/integrase, with the protein MRGSVSKRCQCRTADGRRVKNCRKQHGSWSYTVDAGTDSTTGKRRQITRSGFRTKDFAEEALTAELTKLNTGTWTDDQRMTLGKWLDQWLAEMVAGGRSVNTIKNYRGHVRDAWKPYLGNVLLRDLRRSQIESVLAALSAPIDGDRPAGNVGRRVEKRSSATIDGYRRTLRAALSAAQRRELIAVNPAMGQMDSISTASEIDDDDEPVVWQPAETARFLEHMFDDRLSALYELAAYAGLRRAELCGLRWSDIDPDGAGLRVRQTIVSVTRKQITPQQAACPACAAEHVGRLFKAPKSRKGRRWVPLASPAQEALQRHGERQNAEKDFMGSDYQDHDLVFCRPDGVPLRPDRVTVEFERQARACDLPSVRLHDTRHGACSLMLAGGVPIEIVQLILGHSSPQVTRQVYAHLIRGEAAQQVNEAAKLLTRHRPDRRTL; encoded by the coding sequence ATGCGTGGCTCCGTTTCCAAGCGCTGCCAATGCCGGACCGCCGATGGTCGCCGAGTGAAGAACTGCCGAAAGCAGCACGGTTCCTGGTCATACACCGTTGACGCCGGAACGGATTCCACCACTGGCAAGCGCCGCCAGATCACCCGAAGCGGCTTCCGCACCAAAGATTTTGCCGAGGAAGCGCTTACGGCAGAGCTGACGAAGCTGAACACCGGGACATGGACCGACGACCAGCGAATGACTCTCGGCAAGTGGCTTGATCAGTGGCTCGCGGAAATGGTGGCGGGTGGTCGATCGGTGAACACCATCAAGAACTACCGTGGGCACGTCAGGGACGCATGGAAGCCTTATCTCGGCAACGTTCTACTTCGAGACCTTCGCCGCAGTCAGATCGAGTCCGTTCTCGCTGCCCTGTCTGCACCGATCGACGGGGACCGTCCGGCCGGCAACGTCGGGCGTCGAGTCGAAAAGCGATCCTCCGCAACCATTGACGGATATCGCCGTACCCTCCGGGCCGCTCTCTCGGCGGCTCAACGGCGAGAGCTGATAGCAGTCAATCCGGCCATGGGACAGATGGATTCAATCTCCACCGCCTCAGAGATCGACGATGACGACGAACCCGTTGTGTGGCAGCCGGCCGAGACGGCGCGCTTTCTTGAGCACATGTTCGACGATCGGCTATCGGCGCTGTACGAGCTCGCGGCTTATGCGGGACTCCGCCGAGCGGAGCTGTGCGGCCTGCGCTGGTCGGACATCGATCCCGACGGCGCCGGCCTCCGGGTGCGACAGACGATCGTGTCCGTGACCCGGAAACAGATCACGCCCCAGCAGGCCGCCTGCCCGGCGTGCGCCGCCGAACACGTCGGCCGCCTGTTCAAGGCACCCAAGTCGCGCAAGGGGCGCCGGTGGGTGCCTCTGGCCTCTCCCGCACAGGAAGCTCTCCAGCGGCACGGTGAGCGCCAAAACGCCGAGAAGGACTTCATGGGGTCCGACTACCAGGACCACGACCTGGTCTTCTGCCGCCCCGACGGCGTACCCCTGCGCCCAGACAGGGTGACCGTGGAGTTCGAGCGTCAGGCGCGCGCCTGCGACCTTCCCTCGGTCAGACTGCACGACACCCGGCATGGCGCGTGTTCCCTGATGCTGGCCGGCGGCGTCCCGATCGAGATCGTTCAGCTCATCCTCGGGCACTCCTCCCCGCAGGTGACACGACAGGTCTACGCCCACTTGATCCGGGGTGAGGCCGCTCAACAGGTCAACGAAGCGGCGAAGCTTCTGACACGACACCGCCCCGATCGCCGCACCTTGTGA
- a CDS encoding alpha/beta hydrolase family esterase, with protein MSTKEQELVTHDSVEIDGRTRTFMAVGPQSPLIVLVFHGSRQSGAAHRTFTGHQFDRLTGHGARVVYLDGYRGNWNDARKESFFPARTANVDDVAFTRAVIEKLGARKVFAVGYSNGGQMVMRLIHEAPGLLGGAMIIAATLPAPENFLAPTEPVVPLPVILIHGTKDPIVSYRGGEMSWLTRTLFKVGGRTLSMPETARYFAARNGITTPPETTALPTRSTTTSVERTSFSQPERLHVALYTVNGGGHTVPGPGNAPALVVGRTHRDGSAADLLAGLLRDERTD; from the coding sequence ATGAGCACGAAAGAGCAAGAACTTGTGACGCACGACAGCGTCGAGATCGACGGCCGCACCCGGACCTTCATGGCCGTCGGGCCGCAATCGCCGCTTATCGTCCTGGTTTTCCACGGTTCGAGACAGTCGGGGGCGGCGCACCGCACGTTCACCGGCCACCAGTTCGACCGGCTGACCGGTCACGGCGCCCGGGTGGTGTATCTCGACGGATACCGGGGCAACTGGAACGACGCCCGCAAGGAGAGCTTCTTCCCGGCCCGCACCGCGAACGTCGACGACGTCGCCTTCACCCGGGCCGTGATCGAGAAGCTGGGGGCCCGAAAAGTTTTCGCCGTCGGCTACTCCAACGGCGGGCAGATGGTGATGCGGCTGATCCACGAGGCGCCCGGCCTGCTCGGTGGAGCCATGATCATCGCGGCCACCCTGCCCGCGCCGGAGAACTTCCTGGCGCCGACCGAGCCGGTCGTCCCGCTGCCGGTGATCCTCATCCACGGCACGAAAGACCCGATCGTCAGCTACCGCGGCGGTGAGATGTCCTGGCTCACCCGCACCCTTTTCAAGGTCGGCGGGCGCACGCTGTCGATGCCCGAGACGGCCCGTTACTTCGCGGCCCGCAACGGCATCACCACGCCACCCGAGACCACCGCACTTCCCACCCGATCGACCACGACGTCAGTGGAACGCACGTCGTTCAGCCAACCGGAGCGTCTTCACGTGGCGCTCTACACCGTGAACGGCGGCGGCCACACCGTGCCCGGGCCGGGCAACGCACCCGCCCTGGTGGTCGGCCGCACCCACCGCGACGGCTCGGCCGCCGACCTGCTGGCCGGGCTACTGCGTGACGAGCGAACCGACTGA
- a CDS encoding phytoene desaturase family protein, with protein sequence METVDAVVIGAGPNGLVAASALADAGWDVLVLEAQDEIGGAVRSGSLWPESPETTSDLFSAFYPLAAASPVIKRLSLEQHGLTWVQAPSVIAHVADADEERCAVVHRDPARTAEALDADAPGDGDSWLRLFEQWQRLRDPLLDALFTPFPPVRSGAKLLWRAGAHDTLDLARIAAAPVIRLTQEWFRGEHGKLLVSGNAMHADVPMEAPGSGIFGWLLVMLAQDVGFPVPQGGSGMLTKAMARRAQSAGARIDVGENVVSVGVRGGRATSVRTASGREVAVRRAVLADVDAPRLFNEMVGAEHLPERLRRDLARFEWDLPTVKVNWLVEGGIPWRAEAARTAGTVHFGTGLSGLSRWSSDLASGREPDELFALLGQMTTADPTRSPSGTESVWAYTHLPREKYDDAHAGQVATAMDARLEELAPGFRDRVRHRTVQHPSDLQASNGNLYRGAINGGTAQLHQQLVFRPATGLGRPETVIDGLYLAGASTHPGGGVHGACGWIAARSALAAEGRLGRPVKALRGRAMKVLYR encoded by the coding sequence ATGGAGACCGTGGACGCCGTGGTCATCGGGGCCGGGCCGAACGGGCTGGTCGCCGCGTCGGCCCTGGCCGACGCCGGCTGGGACGTGCTGGTGCTGGAGGCCCAGGACGAGATCGGCGGTGCGGTGCGCTCGGGCTCGCTCTGGCCGGAGTCTCCCGAGACCACGTCCGACCTGTTCAGCGCCTTCTACCCGCTCGCGGCAGCGTCCCCGGTGATCAAACGGCTGAGCCTGGAGCAGCACGGCCTGACCTGGGTGCAGGCGCCGAGCGTGATCGCGCACGTGGCCGATGCCGACGAGGAGCGGTGCGCCGTGGTGCACCGCGACCCGGCGCGGACCGCCGAGGCCCTCGACGCGGACGCCCCCGGCGACGGCGATTCCTGGCTGAGGCTGTTCGAGCAGTGGCAGCGTCTGCGTGATCCGCTGCTCGACGCCCTGTTCACACCGTTCCCCCCGGTCCGTTCCGGCGCGAAACTGCTGTGGCGCGCGGGCGCTCACGACACGCTCGACCTGGCCCGCATCGCCGCGGCGCCGGTGATCCGCCTGACCCAGGAGTGGTTCCGGGGCGAGCACGGCAAACTACTGGTCTCCGGCAACGCCATGCACGCCGACGTCCCGATGGAGGCACCGGGCAGCGGGATCTTCGGCTGGCTCCTGGTGATGCTCGCGCAGGACGTGGGTTTCCCGGTGCCGCAGGGTGGTTCGGGCATGCTGACGAAAGCGATGGCGCGCCGCGCACAGTCGGCCGGGGCCCGCATCGACGTCGGCGAGAACGTGGTGTCGGTCGGGGTCCGGGGAGGGCGCGCGACCTCGGTGCGCACGGCGAGCGGGCGCGAGGTGGCGGTGCGGCGAGCAGTGCTTGCGGACGTGGATGCACCTCGCCTGTTCAACGAAATGGTCGGCGCGGAGCACCTTCCCGAACGACTGCGCCGTGATCTGGCGCGGTTCGAGTGGGATCTGCCCACGGTCAAGGTGAACTGGCTGGTCGAGGGCGGCATCCCGTGGCGCGCCGAGGCCGCCCGCACGGCCGGCACGGTGCACTTCGGCACCGGCCTGTCGGGGCTGTCGCGCTGGTCGTCGGACCTGGCCTCGGGCCGGGAACCGGACGAGCTGTTCGCCCTGCTCGGCCAGATGACCACGGCCGACCCCACACGCTCCCCCTCCGGCACCGAAAGCGTCTGGGCCTACACACATCTCCCGCGCGAGAAGTACGACGACGCGCACGCGGGACAGGTCGCCACCGCGATGGACGCCAGGCTCGAGGAGCTGGCCCCCGGCTTCCGCGACCGGGTGCGGCACCGCACCGTGCAGCACCCGTCCGACCTGCAGGCCTCGAACGGGAACCTGTACCGCGGCGCGATCAACGGCGGCACCGCGCAGCTGCACCAGCAGCTGGTGTTCCGGCCGGCCACCGGGCTCGGCCGCCCGGAGACCGTGATCGACGGGTTGTACCTGGCCGGAGCCTCCACCCATCCGGGCGGCGGGGTGCACGGAGCCTGCGGATGGATCGCGGCCCGCTCGGCCCTGGCCGCCGAAGGCCGCCTGGGGCGGCCGGTCAAGGCCCTGCGCGGGCGGGCGATGAAGGTGCTGTACCGCTAG
- a CDS encoding ArsR/SmtB family transcription factor — translation MQIANVDVAAAARLLAEESRSAMLTLLLDGRAHPAGVLAQVAGIGRPAASAHLKQLVEAGYLEVVAQGRHRYYRISRPEVATALESLAAIAPPRPVRSLRQSSTARRLAAARTCYDHLAGRAGVLLRDALVDHGQVAEGVVTALGAKDFGELGIDVPTLARARRPLVKDCLDWTERRPHLAGALPAALLLAFTGRDWMTRQAGRQVEIDPAGWRQLGDWLGCSGGCHSR, via the coding sequence ATGCAGATCGCCAACGTGGACGTGGCCGCCGCCGCGCGGCTGCTCGCCGAGGAGTCCCGCTCGGCGATGCTGACCCTGCTGCTCGACGGCCGGGCCCATCCGGCCGGAGTGCTCGCCCAGGTCGCGGGCATCGGCCGGCCCGCCGCCAGCGCACACCTGAAGCAGCTGGTCGAGGCCGGGTACCTCGAGGTCGTGGCGCAGGGGCGGCACCGCTACTACCGGATCTCGCGGCCCGAGGTCGCCACCGCGCTGGAGTCGCTGGCCGCCATCGCCCCGCCCCGGCCGGTGCGCAGCCTGCGCCAGAGCAGCACCGCACGTCGGCTGGCCGCCGCCCGCACCTGTTACGACCATCTGGCGGGCCGGGCCGGGGTCCTGCTGCGCGATGCCCTCGTCGACCACGGGCAAGTGGCAGAGGGTGTCGTGACGGCGCTGGGTGCAAAGGATTTCGGTGAGCTCGGAATCGACGTCCCCACTCTGGCGAGAGCACGTCGTCCTCTGGTGAAAGACTGCCTCGACTGGACCGAACGCCGGCCCCATCTCGCCGGAGCCCTCCCGGCCGCACTGCTTCTCGCGTTCACCGGCCGCGACTGGATGACCCGCCAGGCCGGGCGCCAGGTCGAGATCGATCCGGCCGGATGGCGCCAACTGGGCGACTGGCTGGGCTGTTCCGGCGGATGCCACAGCCGCTGA
- a CDS encoding sensor histidine kinase translates to MNDQSDDDIERYGHNREAIEAHRYWSAGQPPPLPELGLERLLQELIGRSQEIIDTEKQLHRLLDAVIAVASDLSLPDTLRRITELAADLAEAKYAALGLLGPDGRDLADFITVGIPAHTRARIGDPPRGKGILGVLIELPVPLRLDKLSDHPASSGFPANHPPMGSFLGVPLRVRGEVFGNLYLTEKRDGGSFTERDEQLIVALAAAAGIAIENSRLFDVTRRREAWLTAAGDVTKSLLAGAETEETMRLVVQRASTVAGGGASFLLLNDHDGGLSVRAAYGDNTEATLGTSYHLADTRLSEPKAFLAEGFVTGPGISECYSGPAVLVPLVVGDNVIGALTVARGPQEEPYSEADMQMVESFAGHAALAVQFSRQASDRQRLAVLEDRDRIARDLHDLVIQRIFAVGLGLQSIGMSIQNPAQTGKLSGLIDDLDTTINAIRTSIFSLQQPDDEPASLRSEALGVVSEATTALGFEPVLTFRGPVDTLVPVSVHSDLLAVLREALSNAARHAHATAVEVRLGVDDGQVTLEIEDDGSGVSADAKIGTGTTTMRTRAERHEGTCAFRTRSSGASGTVVCWQVPV, encoded by the coding sequence GTGAATGACCAGAGCGACGACGACATCGAACGTTACGGCCACAACCGGGAAGCCATCGAGGCCCACCGGTACTGGAGCGCCGGACAACCCCCACCCCTGCCCGAGCTGGGGCTGGAGCGGTTGCTGCAGGAGCTGATCGGGCGCTCCCAGGAGATCATCGACACCGAGAAGCAGCTGCACCGTCTGCTCGACGCGGTGATCGCGGTGGCCAGCGACCTCAGCCTTCCTGACACCCTGCGCCGCATCACCGAGCTCGCGGCCGACCTGGCCGAGGCCAAGTACGCCGCGCTCGGCCTGCTCGGGCCCGACGGCCGCGACCTGGCCGACTTCATCACCGTCGGGATCCCGGCCCACACCCGCGCCCGGATCGGTGATCCGCCGCGCGGCAAGGGCATCCTCGGAGTCCTCATCGAGCTGCCGGTTCCGCTTCGGCTCGACAAGCTCTCGGACCACCCGGCATCGTCCGGGTTCCCGGCCAACCACCCGCCGATGGGGAGCTTTCTGGGCGTCCCTCTGCGCGTGCGCGGTGAGGTCTTCGGCAACCTCTACCTGACCGAGAAGCGGGACGGCGGAAGCTTCACCGAGCGCGACGAGCAGCTGATCGTGGCCCTGGCCGCGGCCGCCGGCATCGCGATCGAGAACTCCCGGCTGTTCGACGTCACCCGGCGCCGGGAGGCCTGGCTGACCGCGGCCGGTGACGTGACCAAGTCGCTGCTGGCGGGCGCCGAGACCGAGGAGACCATGCGCCTGGTGGTGCAGCGGGCCTCCACCGTGGCCGGGGGCGGGGCGAGCTTCCTGCTGCTCAACGACCACGACGGCGGCCTGAGCGTGCGCGCGGCCTACGGCGACAACACCGAGGCCACGCTCGGCACCTCCTACCACCTGGCCGACACCCGTCTCTCCGAGCCGAAAGCCTTCCTGGCCGAGGGTTTCGTGACCGGCCCGGGCATCTCCGAGTGCTACAGCGGACCGGCCGTGCTCGTGCCCCTGGTGGTCGGCGACAATGTGATCGGTGCGCTCACGGTGGCGCGCGGTCCGCAGGAGGAGCCCTACTCCGAGGCCGACATGCAGATGGTGGAGAGCTTCGCCGGGCACGCGGCCCTGGCCGTGCAGTTCAGCCGGCAGGCCTCCGACCGGCAGCGCCTGGCCGTGCTCGAAGATCGCGACCGCATCGCCCGTGACCTGCACGACCTGGTGATCCAGCGGATCTTCGCGGTGGGCCTGGGCCTGCAGAGCATCGGCATGAGCATCCAGAACCCGGCCCAGACGGGCAAGCTCTCCGGCCTGATCGACGACCTCGACACCACGATCAACGCCATCCGGACCTCGATCTTCAGCCTGCAGCAGCCCGACGACGAGCCCGCCAGCCTGCGGTCGGAGGCGCTCGGCGTGGTCTCGGAGGCCACCACCGCGCTGGGTTTCGAGCCGGTGCTGACCTTCCGCGGCCCGGTCGACACGCTGGTGCCGGTGTCGGTGCACAGCGACCTGCTCGCGGTGCTGCGCGAGGCCCTCTCGAACGCGGCCCGCCACGCCCACGCCACGGCCGTGGAGGTGCGGCTCGGGGTGGACGACGGTCAGGTCACGCTCGAGATCGAGGACGACGGGAGCGGCGTCTCCGCCGACGCCAAGATCGGTACGGGCACCACGACCATGCGCACGCGCGCCGAGCGGCACGAGGGCACCTGCGCCTTCAGGACGCGGTCGAGCGGGGCGAGCGGCACCGTGGTGTGCTGGCAGGTGCCGGTCTAG
- a CDS encoding pyridoxamine 5'-phosphate oxidase family protein: MPSTDQQPDVTLPATSGDDDGLPELTVRVLDRAECLALLGTAQIGQLVFTYQAMPDVLPVNVALADDVLLIPFADGSTIERAARNTVVAFHVDKIDEATHLGWSVTVVGRSFELREGDSLAGRQVNRPRAWMPGRHDRMLAVALERVTGRYLEPTVK; the protein is encoded by the coding sequence GTGCCCAGCACCGACCAGCAGCCCGACGTCACGCTGCCCGCGACGTCCGGTGACGACGACGGGCTTCCGGAGCTGACCGTGCGTGTTCTCGACCGCGCCGAGTGCCTGGCACTGCTGGGCACCGCCCAGATCGGCCAGCTCGTCTTCACCTACCAGGCCATGCCCGACGTGCTCCCGGTGAACGTCGCCCTCGCCGACGACGTCCTGCTGATCCCCTTCGCCGACGGCTCGACGATCGAGCGCGCAGCCCGCAACACCGTGGTCGCCTTCCACGTCGACAAGATCGACGAGGCCACCCACCTGGGCTGGAGCGTCACCGTGGTGGGCCGCTCGTTCGAGCTGCGCGAGGGTGACTCGCTGGCCGGCCGTCAGGTCAACCGCCCCCGGGCCTGGATGCCCGGGCGTCACGACCGCATGCTCGCGGTCGCGCTGGAACGCGTGACGGGGCGATACCTCGAGCCCACCGTGAAATGA
- a CDS encoding LysR family transcriptional regulator, which yields MPPIADDEQPVAHTHAVPEAQVEAVLGGTGPVPRHENEHPAARPEVVAAQETATPPVKSPVTPEPEPEADRPVLGEGSATLKLDPRRLLVFREVAHSGSMAAAARTLGWTQPAVSQHIRKLEKDLGLALITRVGRGIALTDPGQLLLRHADAIDARLEAAGEALADLARRRTGRVRIAAFPSASATLVSKALMSLGTDHPGLDVRLTQVEPPEALVLIAEGQCDLAIVFDYPGEEFERGPLDAVQLLRDPLHAVIGPENPLAGRDSVTMNDLAGQRWIAGCVSCRKHLVREAVKAGFTPDIRHSTDDYVVVQALVAAGLAVAALPGMALAASLNPSVKVVPLEGYPSRTVSAVLAPSSHGVPAVEAVLEQLRAAARPGRISA from the coding sequence ATGCCACCGATCGCGGACGACGAGCAGCCCGTCGCTCACACCCACGCCGTGCCGGAGGCGCAGGTGGAAGCGGTGCTGGGAGGAACCGGCCCGGTGCCCCGCCACGAGAACGAGCACCCCGCGGCCCGGCCCGAGGTGGTGGCCGCGCAGGAGACCGCGACGCCCCCGGTTAAATCTCCGGTCACGCCCGAGCCGGAGCCCGAGGCCGACCGCCCGGTGCTCGGCGAGGGCTCGGCCACGCTCAAGCTCGACCCGAGGCGCCTGCTCGTGTTCCGCGAGGTGGCGCACTCCGGTTCGATGGCCGCGGCCGCCCGCACCCTGGGCTGGACCCAGCCGGCCGTCAGTCAGCACATCCGCAAGCTGGAGAAAGACCTCGGCCTGGCGCTGATCACCCGGGTCGGGCGGGGCATCGCGCTCACCGATCCGGGCCAGCTTCTGCTGCGTCACGCCGACGCGATCGACGCGCGCCTCGAGGCCGCCGGCGAGGCCCTCGCCGACCTGGCCCGGCGCCGCACCGGCCGGGTCCGGATCGCGGCGTTCCCCTCGGCCAGCGCCACCCTGGTCTCGAAGGCCCTGATGAGCCTGGGCACCGACCATCCCGGGCTGGACGTGCGCCTGACCCAGGTCGAACCCCCCGAGGCCCTGGTGCTGATCGCCGAGGGGCAGTGCGACCTGGCCATCGTCTTCGACTACCCGGGCGAGGAGTTCGAGCGCGGCCCGCTCGACGCCGTGCAACTGCTGCGCGACCCGCTGCACGCCGTGATCGGACCGGAAAACCCTCTGGCGGGCCGGGACTCGGTCACCATGAACGACCTGGCCGGGCAGCGCTGGATCGCCGGTTGCGTCTCGTGCCGCAAGCACCTGGTGCGCGAGGCCGTGAAAGCCGGCTTCACGCCCGACATCCGGCACAGCACCGACGACTACGTGGTGGTGCAGGCCCTGGTCGCGGCCGGGCTGGCGGTGGCCGCCCTGCCCGGCATGGCGCTCGCGGCCAGTCTCAATCCGTCGGTGAAAGTGGTTCCCCTGGAAGGCTACCCGTCACGCACGGTGTCGGCCGTGCTGGCGCCGAGCAGCCACGGGGTGCCGGCCGTGGAGGCCGTGCTGGAGCAGTTGCGGGCGGCGGCGCGCCCGGGCCGGATCAGCGCCTGA
- a CDS encoding MerR family transcriptional regulator: MRISQLCEKTGVSARSLRYYEQQGLIEAGRRPNGYRDYDDDAVVTVLMIRSLLERGCPTELIRSLLPGPTGGGCPDDQAVGQGVIDCVTSVRDEVAEKVAHLSRTRDSLTRFLEQQDQSVGSLVTQ; the protein is encoded by the coding sequence GTGAGAATCAGCCAGCTGTGCGAGAAAACCGGGGTCAGCGCGCGCTCGCTGCGGTACTACGAGCAGCAGGGGCTGATCGAGGCCGGGCGCCGGCCCAACGGTTACCGCGACTACGACGACGACGCGGTGGTGACCGTGCTGATGATCCGCTCCCTTCTCGAACGTGGTTGCCCCACCGAACTGATCCGCAGTCTCCTGCCCGGTCCCACCGGTGGTGGCTGCCCCGACGACCAGGCCGTGGGGCAGGGAGTCATCGACTGCGTCACGAGTGTCCGTGACGAGGTGGCCGAGAAGGTCGCCCACCTGTCCCGCACACGTGACTCGCTCACCCGTTTCCTCGAGCAGCAAGACCAGTCAGTCGGTTCGCTCGTCACGCAGTAG
- a CDS encoding aspartate/glutamate racemase family protein produces MLTIGLLGGMSWQSTAEYYRIANEMVAQRLGGLHSARVVMASVDFAEIGVLQRAGQWDEAGRVLAEQARGLVAAGADMVLICTNTMHKVADQVAAAISVPLVHLADTTAEAVLAQGVGTVALLGTAFTMEQDFYRDRLASHGLEVLVPTEPERALVHRVIFEELCVGIIREESRQAYRDVIAGLVERGAQGVILGCTEIELLISQADSTVPVFPTTRLHIEAAVNRAMALAVA; encoded by the coding sequence ATGCTGACGATCGGGTTGCTGGGCGGGATGAGCTGGCAGTCGACGGCGGAGTACTACCGGATCGCGAACGAGATGGTGGCGCAGCGGCTGGGCGGGCTGCACTCGGCACGCGTGGTGATGGCTTCTGTCGACTTCGCCGAGATCGGGGTGCTGCAGCGCGCCGGGCAGTGGGACGAGGCCGGGCGGGTGCTGGCCGAGCAGGCCCGGGGGCTGGTGGCGGCCGGCGCCGACATGGTGCTGATCTGCACGAACACCATGCACAAGGTGGCCGACCAGGTCGCCGCCGCGATCAGCGTGCCGCTGGTGCACCTGGCCGACACCACGGCCGAGGCCGTGCTCGCGCAGGGGGTGGGCACGGTCGCGCTGCTGGGCACCGCGTTCACCATGGAGCAGGACTTCTACCGCGACCGGCTGGCCTCGCACGGGCTGGAGGTGCTGGTGCCGACCGAGCCGGAGCGGGCGCTGGTGCACCGGGTGATCTTCGAGGAACTCTGCGTCGGGATCATCCGTGAGGAGTCCCGGCAGGCCTACCGGGACGTGATCGCCGGGCTCGTCGAGCGCGGCGCGCAGGGCGTGATCCTGGGCTGTACCGAGATCGAGCTGCTGATCTCGCAGGCCGACAGCACCGTGCCGGTCTTCCCGACGACGCGCCTGCACATCGAGGCGGCGGTGAACCGGGCGATGGCGCTCGCGGTGGCGTAA
- a CDS encoding DUF4926 domain-containing protein, which produces MLHNFDLVALAVTLPEHDLVPGALGTVVEVYTDPKEAYHVEFGASDGGVTPLVRLGPDEVHKLGR; this is translated from the coding sequence GTGCTGCATAATTTCGACCTCGTCGCTCTGGCCGTGACTCTGCCCGAGCACGATCTGGTTCCCGGGGCGCTGGGAACGGTCGTCGAGGTCTACACCGACCCGAAAGAGGCGTACCACGTGGAGTTCGGGGCTTCCGACGGCGGCGTGACCCCGCTGGTCCGGCTCGGGCCCGACGAGGTGCACAAACTCGGTCGATGA
- a CDS encoding universal stress protein, which translates to MTTHRIVVGVDGSIQSRQALRWASQLAAATGDTLRAVTAWEFPATYGWAACPADWNPERDAARVLAETVTDALGDRPPVTVEQVVREGNAAKTLIDESRFATLVVVGSRGHGGVAGVLLGSVSAKVAEYASCPALVVHGETVPEENTSRKEGLVEAG; encoded by the coding sequence ATGACCACCCACCGCATCGTCGTCGGGGTCGACGGCTCGATCCAGTCCCGCCAGGCCCTGCGATGGGCCTCCCAGCTGGCCGCGGCCACCGGAGACACCCTCCGCGCCGTCACCGCCTGGGAATTCCCCGCCACCTACGGCTGGGCCGCCTGCCCGGCCGACTGGAACCCCGAACGCGACGCGGCCCGCGTGCTCGCCGAGACCGTCACCGACGCTCTCGGGGACCGCCCGCCGGTCACCGTCGAGCAGGTGGTCCGTGAGGGCAACGCCGCGAAGACCCTGATCGACGAATCCCGTTTCGCCACTCTGGTGGTCGTCGGGAGCCGCGGTCACGGAGGCGTCGCCGGCGTCCTGCTCGGCTCGGTCAGCGCCAAGGTCGCCGAGTACGCCTCCTGCCCCGCCCTGGTCGTCCACGGGGAGACCGTCCCCGAGGAGAACACCTCACGGAAGGAGGGTCTCGTCGAAGCCGGCTGA